From a region of the Mucilaginibacter auburnensis genome:
- a CDS encoding class I SAM-dependent methyltransferase, with amino-acid sequence MENNLTDRSFWKSFWESRIGLIFNIKPNYVFGDILAGIIKQKNAKTAIELGGFPGYYAIYLKKYQNLDTTLLDYFIHEGLVNELLTANGLKQGDINIIEADLFNYTPEQQYDMVLSFGLIEHFANTKGIIQTHLSFIKPGGTLFITLPNFTGVNGWVQRKFDKENYDKHYIQSMNPTLLANYCRELGLKNVEAYYYGGFSIWLENKAHQSAITKGFVKGLWFAGKVISKVIPMESKLMSPYIVVKAEA; translated from the coding sequence ATGGAGAATAACTTAACCGACCGTTCGTTCTGGAAATCATTTTGGGAATCAAGGATCGGCCTTATTTTTAATATAAAACCCAATTATGTTTTTGGCGACATACTCGCCGGCATCATCAAACAAAAAAATGCCAAAACTGCCATTGAACTGGGTGGCTTTCCGGGCTATTATGCCATTTATCTAAAGAAATATCAAAACCTTGACACCACCCTGCTGGATTATTTTATTCATGAGGGACTGGTTAATGAGCTACTAACTGCCAACGGATTAAAACAAGGCGATATCAATATTATTGAAGCGGACCTGTTTAACTATACTCCTGAACAGCAATATGACATGGTGCTCTCCTTTGGATTAATTGAACACTTTGCCAATACCAAAGGTATTATACAAACACATCTTTCTTTCATAAAACCCGGCGGCACTTTATTTATTACCCTGCCCAACTTTACAGGGGTGAATGGCTGGGTACAGCGTAAATTTGATAAGGAAAATTACGATAAGCACTACATCCAAAGCATGAATCCTACCCTGCTTGCCAACTATTGCCGCGAGTTAGGCTTGAAAAATGTTGAGGCGTACTATTACGGCGGCTTTTCTATCTGGCTGGAAAATAAAGCTCATCAATCGGCCATTACAAAAGGGTTTGTTAAAGGCCTGTGGTTTGCCGGAAAAGTTATCAGTAAGGTTATACCTATGGAAAGCAAGCTAATGTCGCCTTATATTGTGGTGAAAGCTGAGGCTTAG
- a CDS encoding serine acetyltransferase codes for MNAIAYLFQDRKANRKNFKGQLVLFLFRLASLINRSMVAKVIFYPYLLFYRYLVDWCWGIELPRKLQAGKGLIIYHGHALVLNQGVVLGDNVVLRNSVTIGHKKLADGTLSRCPRIGNNVDIGANVIIIGDIEIGNNVVIGAGSVIVKSVPSDCTVVGNPARILEKKETLRFI; via the coding sequence ATGAACGCCATAGCCTACTTATTTCAGGACCGCAAAGCTAACCGGAAGAATTTCAAGGGGCAACTGGTGCTTTTTTTATTCAGGCTGGCATCGCTCATTAACCGCAGCATGGTCGCCAAGGTGATATTTTACCCTTACCTGCTTTTTTACCGTTATTTGGTTGACTGGTGCTGGGGCATTGAATTACCACGTAAACTGCAAGCCGGCAAAGGTTTGATCATCTATCACGGCCATGCATTGGTGCTTAACCAAGGCGTTGTACTGGGTGACAATGTGGTGCTGCGCAACTCGGTTACTATAGGACATAAAAAACTGGCCGATGGCACTTTGAGCCGTTGCCCGCGCATTGGTAATAATGTTGATATTGGCGCCAATGTGATAATCATAGGCGATATTGAAATTGGCAATAATGTGGTGATCGGCGCAGGTTCGGTGATAGTCAAAAGTGTACCTTCTGATTGTACTGTTGTGGGCAATCCTGCAAGGATATTAGAGAAAAAAGAAACTTTACGTTTTATTTAA
- a CDS encoding glycosyltransferase family 4 protein: MKVTIINTADAGGGAPAACTRLLKALLSQGVDANMLVQYKKTDNAAVTGLVNSKLSKWKAQYTFFAERIPFMFFHEKDETVRFAFSTANAGTSIADHPLVKQADILHLHWTNSGFLSINDLKALINTGKPIVWTMHDMWTFTGGCHYSGDCDGYRTKCGNCPLLRDADEDDLSRMGWLRKDAMYARADNITFVGCSNWLAGVAKTSSLLNRFNIINIPNPIDVDVFSPFDKQSLRAKYGVSSNAKIVLFGAANINDKRKGIKYLVEALQLLKQNQNSENIEVVIFGKNKHFDVSTLPFKVHQLNIINQESILAEVYSMADTFVTTSIEDNLPNMVMEAMACGTPVVAFETGGIPEMVDHLQNGYLAPLKSAQGIADGIRHVLFSGDADTLSKSARQKVLDNYNNSAIANQYNQLYQSVLQA, translated from the coding sequence ATGAAAGTTACCATCATCAACACGGCCGATGCCGGGGGCGGTGCCCCAGCGGCCTGCACGCGCCTTTTAAAGGCGCTGCTGTCGCAAGGTGTTGATGCCAATATGCTGGTGCAGTACAAAAAAACAGATAATGCCGCTGTAACAGGACTGGTTAATAGTAAGTTGAGTAAGTGGAAAGCGCAATACACCTTTTTTGCTGAGCGCATACCCTTTATGTTTTTTCATGAAAAAGATGAAACAGTTCGTTTTGCTTTTTCAACCGCAAACGCGGGAACCAGCATTGCTGATCATCCCCTGGTAAAGCAGGCCGATATTTTGCATCTACATTGGACCAACTCGGGCTTTCTCTCAATTAATGACCTGAAAGCGTTGATCAACACAGGCAAACCTATTGTGTGGACCATGCACGATATGTGGACGTTTACCGGTGGCTGCCATTACTCAGGAGACTGTGATGGCTACAGAACAAAATGCGGCAACTGCCCTTTGCTGCGCGATGCAGATGAGGATGACCTGTCGCGGATGGGTTGGTTACGTAAAGATGCCATGTATGCCCGTGCAGATAACATAACCTTTGTGGGTTGCAGCAATTGGCTGGCGGGTGTGGCAAAAACAAGTTCATTATTAAACAGGTTCAACATCATCAATATTCCTAACCCAATTGATGTTGATGTTTTTTCGCCGTTTGATAAGCAATCGCTAAGGGCGAAATATGGAGTTAGCTCCAATGCTAAAATTGTATTATTTGGAGCAGCCAATATTAATGATAAGCGTAAGGGAATTAAATATCTGGTAGAAGCGCTTCAACTGTTAAAGCAAAACCAAAACAGCGAAAATATAGAGGTGGTCATCTTTGGTAAAAACAAGCATTTTGATGTAAGTACTTTACCGTTTAAGGTGCATCAGTTAAATATTATTAATCAGGAAAGCATACTGGCCGAGGTTTACAGTATGGCTGATACTTTTGTTACCACATCGATAGAAGACAACCTGCCCAATATGGTAATGGAAGCTATGGCTTGCGGAACACCTGTTGTAGCTTTTGAAACAGGCGGCATTCCGGAAATGGTTGACCATTTACAGAACGGCTACCTGGCACCGCTTAAGTCGGCGCAGGGGATAGCTGATGGCATAAGGCATGTACTGTTTAGTGGCGATGCTGATACGCTTTCGAAAAGCGCCCGGCAAAAGGTCTTGGATAACTACAACAATAGCGCTATCGCGAATCAATATAATCAACTCTATCAGTCCGTTTTACAAGCATGA
- a CDS encoding glycosyltransferase family 2 protein translates to MTQKAQPVLSVITVVYNNVKDIERTMLSVLTQTYTSIEYIVIDGGSTDGTLQIIKKYQDRLAKLVSEKDKGIYDAMNKGLALATGDYIIFMNSGDEFYAPDTVKQVFASGEDADIYYGETEMMDAQGNNLGRRRHAAPEAFTWKGFKYGMSVSHQAIYIKRALVEPYDSKYQLSADIDWILKAAKKAKKIVNVRRYVAKYLVGGMSKKKHRQSLLERFDIMKKHYGLLPTVFNHAVIAFNLGWYWLLNRRTND, encoded by the coding sequence ATGACACAAAAGGCGCAACCTGTACTTTCTGTAATTACCGTTGTTTACAATAACGTAAAGGACATTGAGCGCACCATGCTGTCGGTTTTAACCCAAACTTACACTTCAATTGAGTATATAGTAATTGACGGAGGATCAACTGACGGTACTTTGCAGATCATTAAAAAGTATCAGGATAGATTAGCGAAGTTAGTAAGTGAAAAAGATAAAGGCATTTATGATGCCATGAACAAGGGCCTGGCTTTGGCAACCGGAGACTACATTATCTTCATGAATTCGGGCGATGAGTTTTACGCGCCCGATACCGTTAAACAGGTTTTTGCTTCAGGAGAGGATGCCGACATTTATTACGGCGAAACGGAAATGATGGATGCGCAGGGTAACAATCTTGGCCGCCGCCGCCATGCCGCCCCGGAAGCCTTTACATGGAAAGGATTTAAGTACGGCATGAGCGTTAGTCACCAGGCTATTTACATCAAGCGTGCATTGGTTGAGCCTTATGATAGCAAATACCAACTCAGTGCAGATATAGATTGGATCCTGAAAGCGGCAAAAAAAGCTAAGAAAATAGTGAACGTACGCAGGTATGTTGCAAAATATCTGGTTGGGGGCATGTCAAAAAAGAAACACCGCCAAAGCTTATTGGAGCGGTTTGATATCATGAAAAAACACTATGGCTTGTTGCCTACCGTATTTAATCACGCTGTTATTGCTTTCAATTTAGGCTGGTACTGGCTGCTCAATCGGCGCACAAACGATTAA
- the nhaA gene encoding Na+/H+ antiporter NhaA encodes MMEKSPIDKLIQPVNRFIHLEYTSGIVLFLGVVIALVWVNSPFSESYHHLWEIEFSLGFDKSVLSHPLHLWINDGLMAIFFFVIGLELKREFIAGELSTLNKAALPMVAALGGMLVPAGIYALFNNGTEGSHGWGIPMATDIAFALALLSMAGKHIPSSIKVFLSALAVADDLGAVLVIAFFYSSGIVWMPLLIGGIFLLVLAIGNLLGIRNSAFYLIIGFAVWVGFLLSGVHPTIAGVLVAFTIPARTKINEKQYAKSLRKLSDEFDDEIPNCSTLTTPKQHDTIEQVKALSLAAQTPLQKIETALHPWVAFVIMPLFALANAGIIIGADFFTQLTNPVSIGVSAGLVVGKFTGVLLFTWLMVKTGITALPQGANWKHIMGVALLAGIGFTMSLFVSALAFTDEQRIEQAKAGILVASLIAGILGIVVLKAQKRGK; translated from the coding sequence ATGATGGAAAAATCGCCTATTGATAAACTCATACAACCCGTTAACCGCTTTATTCATTTAGAATACACAAGCGGCATTGTGTTGTTTCTTGGGGTAGTTATAGCCCTTGTTTGGGTTAACTCTCCTTTTAGCGAGAGCTATCACCACCTATGGGAAATTGAGTTTTCGTTAGGGTTTGACAAAAGCGTACTGAGCCATCCGCTGCATTTATGGATAAACGATGGCCTGATGGCGATCTTCTTTTTCGTAATAGGACTGGAACTCAAACGTGAGTTTATTGCAGGCGAGCTTTCAACGTTAAATAAAGCGGCCCTGCCAATGGTGGCAGCGTTAGGTGGTATGCTGGTGCCTGCCGGCATTTATGCATTGTTCAACAACGGCACTGAAGGATCGCATGGCTGGGGTATACCCATGGCTACTGATATTGCCTTTGCCTTGGCTCTGCTTTCAATGGCCGGTAAACACATTCCATCTTCCATAAAAGTATTTCTATCTGCCCTTGCCGTAGCTGATGACCTGGGCGCTGTTTTGGTCATTGCTTTCTTTTACAGCTCAGGCATTGTCTGGATGCCCTTACTTATAGGTGGTATTTTTCTGCTGGTTTTGGCCATTGGCAACTTATTAGGTATACGCAACTCTGCCTTTTATTTGATTATCGGGTTTGCCGTGTGGGTTGGCTTCCTGTTATCAGGCGTACATCCAACCATAGCTGGTGTTTTAGTTGCTTTTACTATCCCGGCCCGCACCAAGATCAACGAAAAACAGTATGCAAAAAGTTTAAGAAAACTATCGGATGAGTTTGATGATGAAATACCTAACTGCAGCACGCTTACCACACCAAAACAACATGACACCATTGAGCAGGTAAAAGCATTGAGCTTAGCCGCGCAAACACCACTTCAAAAGATAGAGACAGCGCTACACCCGTGGGTGGCCTTTGTAATTATGCCACTATTTGCACTGGCTAACGCGGGGATCATTATTGGAGCCGATTTCTTTACACAATTAACCAACCCCGTGAGCATCGGTGTATCAGCCGGTTTGGTTGTAGGTAAATTTACAGGCGTACTGTTATTTACCTGGCTAATGGTTAAAACAGGTATAACAGCTTTGCCGCAAGGTGCCAACTGGAAGCACATAATGGGTGTTGCCTTACTGGCGGGCATTGGTTTTACCATGTCGTTATTTGTATCGGCACTGGCGTTTACTGATGAGCAGCGCATTGAACAGGCTAAAGCCGGCATTCTGGTGGCATCGCTAATAGCGGGTATTTTAGGCATTGTTGTTTTAAAAGCCCAAAAACGCGGCAAGTAA
- a CDS encoding GLPGLI family protein: MKKIIITLCLIFIASSLLRAQNVGNNITSGIIEFEKKVNMHAITKGQLGNPPEEYRLQEIEVFKKTTPQFKSFSSTLVFADNKSLYTPTPAGNYPNLYRNPMGLQLNTVYADLNTNSLTAQKEIYGDLFLVKDSLRKITWRLTGETQEVAGYTCRRANGIILDSVYLVAFYTDKIWFSGGPESFTGLPGMILKIAMPHENIIWTATKVTAQTIAPGVIIPPKKGTSIQPKQLKEKLQQHMQGWGPVGDYELKAFML, translated from the coding sequence ATGAAAAAGATAATTATAACCCTATGCCTTATTTTTATTGCAAGCAGCTTGTTAAGGGCGCAAAACGTGGGTAATAACATAACGAGTGGCATTATTGAGTTTGAAAAAAAGGTAAACATGCATGCCATTACCAAAGGGCAGCTTGGCAACCCGCCCGAAGAATACCGGTTACAGGAAATTGAAGTTTTTAAAAAAACCACACCTCAATTTAAATCATTCAGCAGTACACTTGTATTTGCCGACAATAAGAGTTTATACACACCAACGCCGGCAGGTAACTACCCCAACCTGTACAGAAACCCAATGGGACTACAGCTAAATACGGTTTATGCTGATTTAAATACCAATAGTTTAACCGCGCAAAAAGAAATTTACGGCGATTTATTTCTGGTTAAAGACAGTCTGCGCAAAATAACCTGGCGCTTGACAGGCGAAACTCAGGAGGTTGCAGGATATACCTGCCGCCGGGCCAACGGTATTATACTTGACTCGGTATATCTGGTGGCCTTTTATACCGATAAAATATGGTTTAGCGGCGGCCCCGAATCATTTACAGGTTTGCCCGGAATGATATTGAAAATTGCCATGCCGCACGAGAATATAATTTGGACTGCTACAAAAGTAACCGCTCAAACTATAGCGCCGGGTGTTATTATTCCGCCTAAAAAAGGAACCAGTATTCAACCAAAACAACTAAAGGAAAAACTTCAACAACATATGCAGGGTTGGGGGCCGGTAGGCGACTATGAGTTAAAGGCGTTTATGCTATAG
- a CDS encoding TonB-dependent receptor has translation MKITIASIILFFGLILSCAAQTTFNVKGVAVDTTDNNKVRATVTVINAKDSILIKFTRGNADGSFMLDGLTAGKFSLWVTHPDYADYTEKFTLDAANPTHDFKQIKLLLKERILQEVKIKGAPIELKIKGDTSEFNARAYVIQPNDKVEDLLKQVQGMTVDKDGKITFKGEQIKKILVDGEEFFGDDPLLVTKNLRADMVDKLQVYDKKSDQATLTGIDDGSRVKTLNVKLREDKKNGLFGKVSAGVGNSGFYNGQAMVNKFKGDYKFSAYGTTANNGINGLGYDDASRLGTNSSTLVVFDDGSSGYMSNRDEIDNSYYGGNGFPSARTGGFHYDTKWNEKKQSINTNYKIGVLALTNNINSISQQILPTTNTDPADNVINRSSDRNSYNHTFRQRGDVTFQSNPNASTSLKLAVDGTFKDIENYSSSVSTVANGAGKLLTRETQTQSENGKQKAFNASFLYSKKFTNPNRVFSWNVSESYNESNATIQFYSNIFSPAKTPADSVIDQSKPTRLSSSVLNSNITYNEPLTKTLSLGLNYGLGLNNSLSDRASFNKSGTGEYDILDTKFSNNYKFNQTLNQLGAIFNYKSTDTKTTLSFGTRASSVNFKQIDQYTNNIYKRSFINWSPQARFQHKMAPSEYVTVQYNGSNSQPSIDQIQPIRINTNPLYIVVGNPNLGPSFRHNISASYNMSQEISGKSLYISGSYSLVVNNLISKVDVDNNGRTVSQAVNLTDKSPMNYRVYAQMGRKFGIVNTSLTLQTYGNTSYSYTNNALNQSKNTTYEITGSLNLYKANKYSISVDGGPSYTFNTQSLQSFNSYNSAGANAYAYFSLYLPGKFQLSTDFQYYYQAAIKDAPAVNRPMLSASIHKNFLKNESLKFSITGNNLFNRDQNFRSIMPNGFNQSNYASIRRYFMVTLSWDFTKFGTTSTN, from the coding sequence ATGAAGATCACAATTGCCTCAATCATCCTGTTTTTTGGCTTAATTCTTTCGTGTGCAGCTCAAACCACTTTTAACGTTAAAGGTGTTGCTGTTGACACAACGGACAATAACAAAGTACGTGCAACTGTTACCGTTATCAACGCTAAAGATTCCATCCTTATCAAATTTACACGCGGTAATGCCGATGGCTCATTTATGCTCGACGGCCTGACTGCAGGGAAATTCTCGCTATGGGTTACCCATCCCGACTATGCCGATTATACCGAAAAATTTACGCTTGACGCTGCTAATCCAACGCATGATTTCAAACAAATAAAACTGTTATTGAAAGAACGCATTTTGCAGGAGGTTAAAATCAAGGGAGCTCCTATCGAACTTAAAATAAAAGGCGATACCAGCGAATTCAATGCGCGGGCTTACGTAATTCAACCTAATGATAAAGTGGAAGATCTGTTAAAGCAGGTACAGGGCATGACCGTTGATAAAGACGGCAAAATAACTTTCAAAGGCGAGCAGATCAAAAAAATTCTGGTTGATGGCGAGGAGTTTTTTGGCGATGATCCGTTGCTGGTGACCAAAAACCTGCGGGCCGACATGGTTGATAAGTTGCAGGTGTATGATAAGAAAAGCGATCAGGCCACTCTTACCGGCATTGATGATGGTAGCAGGGTTAAAACCCTGAATGTTAAACTCCGTGAAGACAAGAAGAACGGCTTATTCGGCAAGGTAAGTGCCGGTGTTGGCAATAGCGGTTTTTATAATGGACAGGCTATGGTGAATAAATTTAAAGGCGATTACAAATTCTCTGCTTACGGAACTACCGCTAATAATGGTATTAATGGATTGGGTTATGACGATGCTTCACGGTTAGGCACAAATTCTTCAACGCTTGTGGTATTTGACGACGGAAGTTCCGGTTATATGTCAAACCGGGATGAAATAGACAACTCTTACTATGGAGGGAACGGCTTTCCCTCAGCCAGAACGGGAGGTTTTCATTATGATACTAAGTGGAATGAGAAAAAGCAATCCATAAACACCAACTACAAAATAGGTGTATTGGCGCTTACCAACAATATAAATAGCATCTCGCAGCAAATTTTGCCTACCACAAATACCGATCCGGCAGATAATGTGATCAATCGGTCTTCTGACAGGAACTCTTATAATCACACCTTCAGGCAACGCGGCGATGTAACTTTTCAAAGTAACCCAAACGCGTCAACATCATTAAAACTGGCTGTTGACGGCACATTTAAGGACATTGAAAATTACAGCAGCAGTGTTTCAACCGTAGCAAACGGAGCCGGTAAATTATTAACACGCGAAACGCAAACCCAAAGCGAGAACGGCAAACAAAAGGCATTTAACGCCAGCTTTCTGTACTCGAAAAAATTTACCAACCCTAACCGCGTATTTTCGTGGAATGTAAGTGAGAGTTATAATGAAAGCAACGCTACAATACAGTTTTATTCAAACATTTTTTCTCCTGCTAAAACCCCGGCAGATAGCGTGATCGATCAAAGCAAACCAACCCGGCTATCTTCATCTGTGTTAAACAGTAATATCACCTATAATGAACCCTTGACCAAAACCCTGTCATTGGGCTTAAACTACGGACTCGGTCTGAACAATAGTTTGTCAGATAGAGCATCTTTTAACAAGTCGGGTACCGGCGAGTATGATATTTTAGATACCAAATTCAGTAACAACTACAAATTCAATCAAACCCTCAACCAGTTAGGCGCTATATTCAACTACAAAAGTACCGATACCAAAACCACACTAAGCTTTGGCACACGTGCTTCAAGTGTAAACTTTAAACAGATAGACCAGTATACAAATAACATTTATAAACGCAGTTTTATTAACTGGTCGCCGCAAGCAAGGTTCCAGCATAAAATGGCACCATCAGAGTATGTTACTGTTCAGTACAATGGCAGTAACTCTCAGCCCTCAATTGATCAGATACAACCCATACGCATAAATACCAATCCCTTGTATATAGTTGTGGGTAACCCAAATCTTGGTCCGTCGTTTAGGCACAACATAAGCGCAAGCTATAATATGTCTCAGGAAATCAGCGGCAAATCTTTATATATTTCAGGATCCTACAGCCTGGTGGTTAACAACCTGATATCAAAAGTTGACGTTGACAATAACGGGCGTACTGTTAGCCAAGCTGTTAACCTTACTGATAAAAGCCCCATGAACTATAGAGTGTACGCACAAATGGGGAGAAAGTTTGGCATTGTAAATACAAGCTTAACCCTTCAAACTTATGGCAACACATCATATAGCTACACCAACAATGCGCTGAACCAATCAAAAAACACCACTTACGAGATTACCGGAAGTCTAAATCTGTATAAAGCCAATAAATATTCCATAAGCGTAGATGGCGGACCAAGCTATACGTTCAACACTCAGTCACTACAGTCATTTAACAGCTACAATTCTGCGGGTGCAAATGCTTACGCTTATTTCAGTTTATACTTACCGGGTAAGTTCCAGCTTAGCACCGATTTTCAGTACTACTATCAGGCCGCTATAAAAGATGCGCCTGCGGTTAATCGCCCCATGTTAAGCGCCAGTATACACAAGAACTTCTTAAAAAACGAAAGTCTTAAATTTTCTATAACCGGTAATAATCTGTTCAACCGCGACCAAAACTTTCGTAGCATAATGCCTAATGGCTTCAACCAGAGCAATTACGCCAGTATACGCAGGTATTTTATGGTCACACTATCCTGGGACTTTACAAAATTTGGAACAACCTCAACCAATTGA
- a CDS encoding cupin domain-containing protein gives MTIINEADVPEVEHPGRYMRWLASEDSLKANHLSCCVIRVLPGQAVRPAHSHPQSEELIYIIRGNGKVMIGGEVGEVREGSAILFEQGKVHMLKNTGDVEMKVICFFAPATNIDNYKMFEDVEFPE, from the coding sequence ATGACCATTATAAACGAAGCAGACGTACCCGAAGTAGAGCACCCGGGGCGATATATGCGCTGGCTGGCCAGCGAAGATTCGCTTAAGGCCAATCATTTATCATGCTGTGTTATACGGGTATTACCCGGCCAAGCGGTGCGCCCGGCTCACTCGCATCCGCAAAGCGAGGAACTGATCTACATCATTAGGGGCAACGGTAAGGTAATGATAGGGGGCGAAGTTGGCGAAGTGCGCGAAGGCTCTGCCATTCTATTTGAACAAGGCAAGGTACATATGCTCAAAAACACCGGCGATGTGGAGATGAAGGTAATTTGCTTTTTTGCACCGGCCACTAATATTGACAACTATAAAATGTTTGAGGACGTTGAGTTCCCCGAATAA
- a CDS encoding transketolase C-terminal domain-containing protein translates to MIYLEDKKSLINKGITHLLHVKDSDIRLLNLYQCRHAVDSSIHIGGASSATIPMVSLFYGGIIDVNVEQPTAPGQDMFVLSKGHAVATLASIYADLGYFDKAVLKNSRSVKSILNGHPGPVLPGVHVATGPMGQGIGVAQGFAIAGQRSPQFDVYTVTGDGELQEGPVWETVMFAGAKRLENLCVLVDNNGGQLDITSTLHFPHNNLAGTFAGFGWKVVEVDATKYHTVYAALQEFKYGERDGRPTAIICKTTKGHGGLSDYMNTHKATITTDILDQEDALQIAQRAAREQDFFKFFNQLSGDEFADVKNTILKHAENIGLKIGSDKIESTDTPVKTQKAPVRDKKIKYNAEQLPKLEKGKPYAANKVIELSMKAFAQDERVFSVDSDLASTSGLQAGVGFVDKYRALNAGVAESNMMLLGEAFAILGANAWVSTFCPFFDWKVMRRIAVGHQERLEVIAEPDGWLSEGHGLDYTMVATAADLETQSNGATHMGNDDVMLFNEVAQLKIINASCPQQVLGILKWIMEGNKGMIYLRLLRAPSNAIYDADFEFEFGKAYNVKQTGNADATIVSSGRGVYEALDAAQKLEAEGININVVDMPSIDEMAIVELYRSGKPLFIAEQNNGYLWHHFRRVLFEQESSINTQQLIAINTTTKGGMHYIHSGTYTELAAHYNLNAEALSQTILNTLKTA, encoded by the coding sequence TTGATTTATTTAGAAGATAAAAAATCGCTCATCAACAAAGGCATTACCCATTTGCTGCACGTAAAGGATTCGGACATCCGTTTACTTAACCTGTACCAGTGCCGTCACGCGGTGGATAGCTCCATACATATTGGAGGCGCATCATCAGCAACCATACCTATGGTAAGCCTGTTTTACGGCGGCATTATTGATGTGAATGTTGAGCAGCCTACCGCACCTGGCCAGGACATGTTTGTGCTGAGCAAGGGGCACGCTGTTGCTACGTTAGCGTCTATCTACGCCGATCTGGGTTATTTTGATAAAGCGGTATTGAAAAACTCCCGTTCGGTTAAAAGTATTCTGAATGGTCACCCTGGTCCCGTTTTACCGGGCGTGCATGTGGCAACCGGACCAATGGGTCAGGGAATTGGTGTGGCGCAGGGTTTTGCAATTGCCGGTCAACGCTCACCTCAATTTGATGTTTACACCGTAACCGGCGATGGTGAATTACAGGAAGGCCCTGTTTGGGAAACCGTGATGTTTGCAGGAGCTAAACGGTTAGAGAATCTTTGCGTATTGGTTGATAACAATGGCGGTCAGCTGGACATTACCAGTACTTTGCACTTTCCTCATAACAACCTCGCGGGTACCTTTGCCGGCTTTGGCTGGAAGGTGGTTGAGGTTGACGCTACTAAATATCATACGGTATACGCCGCGCTCCAGGAGTTTAAGTACGGAGAACGTGATGGCAGACCAACAGCCATCATCTGCAAAACCACCAAAGGGCATGGCGGGCTTTCAGATTACATGAATACCCATAAGGCCACCATTACTACTGATATTCTGGACCAGGAAGATGCTTTGCAAATTGCACAACGCGCAGCACGCGAGCAGGATTTCTTTAAATTTTTTAACCAGTTAAGCGGTGATGAATTTGCTGACGTTAAAAACACCATCCTTAAACACGCAGAAAATATCGGACTGAAAATTGGTTCCGACAAAATAGAAAGTACAGATACCCCTGTTAAAACGCAAAAGGCTCCCGTTAGGGACAAAAAAATAAAATACAACGCCGAGCAATTACCTAAACTGGAGAAAGGTAAACCTTACGCGGCCAATAAAGTTATTGAGCTGTCTATGAAAGCCTTTGCGCAGGATGAGCGCGTTTTCTCAGTGGATTCTGACCTTGCATCTACCAGTGGTTTGCAAGCGGGTGTTGGCTTTGTTGACAAATACCGCGCGTTGAATGCCGGTGTTGCCGAGTCAAACATGATGCTTTTGGGCGAGGCTTTTGCTATACTGGGCGCCAATGCCTGGGTAAGTACGTTTTGCCCGTTCTTTGATTGGAAAGTGATGCGCCGCATAGCCGTTGGTCATCAGGAGCGTTTGGAGGTTATTGCCGAACCGGATGGATGGTTGAGTGAGGGTCATGGTTTGGATTATACCATGGTAGCCACCGCCGCCGACCTGGAAACACAATCAAACGGCGCTACCCACATGGGTAATGATGATGTAATGTTGTTTAACGAGGTGGCGCAGTTGAAGATCATCAACGCCTCTTGTCCGCAGCAGGTTTTGGGCATTTTAAAATGGATAATGGAAGGCAACAAAGGCATGATCTATCTGCGTTTGTTACGTGCCCCATCTAACGCAATTTATGATGCTGATTTTGAATTTGAGTTTGGCAAAGCGTATAACGTGAAGCAAACCGGCAATGCTGACGCTACCATTGTAAGCTCTGGTCGTGGTGTATATGAAGCTTTAGATGCCGCCCAAAAACTGGAAGCAGAAGGTATCAACATTAATGTGGTTGATATGCCAAGCATAGATGAAATGGCAATAGTTGAATTGTACCGTTCAGGCAAACCGCTATTTATTGCTGAACAGAATAATGGCTACCTGTGGCATCATTTCCGCAGGGTATTGTTTGAGCAGGAAAGCAGCATCAATACACAGCAACTGATTGCTATTAACACTACAACTAAAGGTGGTATGCACTACATCCATTCGGGTACTTATACCGAGTTGGCGGCGCATTACAACCTGAATGCCGAAGCATTGAGCCAGACCATTTTAAACACTTTGAAAACAGCTTAA